A region of Vigna radiata var. radiata cultivar VC1973A chromosome 10, Vradiata_ver6, whole genome shotgun sequence DNA encodes the following proteins:
- the LOC106775657 gene encoding sugar transporter ERD6-like 5, whose product MGIRGSEASVNSTPLLSSSKDGVDFHEDEQSEASEMTFMLVFTAVSATIGSYVFGYALGYSSPSQYGIVHDLNLSVAEYSTFGSILTIGAIVGATLSGRIADYVGRRLAMGFSEVFCILGSVIIAFSKVSWWLYIGRMLVGCGVGIISYVVPVYIAEITPKDLRGAFTEGHLLMTCCGLSLTYLIGAFLNWRILALIGTVPCIVHLLTLPFIPDSPRWLAKVGRMKESESALQRLRGKHADVYEEATEIREYTEALQQHTEKGNIIVLFKLQYLRTLTVGVGLMILQQFGGISGILFYTNSIFISAGFSDTIGTIAVGVFKVSFSFLGVLLMDRCGRRPLLLASATGACVGSFLTALSFFLKDLHEWKSISPFIALVGVLVYMGLFSLGMSGIPSVIMSEIFPINVKGTAGSLVILVNWTCSLIVAYTFNFLMSWSSSGTFFLFSGICASTVVFVAKLVPETKGRTLEEIQASLNSL is encoded by the exons ATGGGCATCAGAGGCAGTGAAGCAAGTGTAAACTCAACTCCTCTGCTGTCTTCCAGCAAAGATGGAGTTGATTTCCATGAAGATGAGCAAAGTGAAGCTTCTGAGATGACATTTATGCTTGTTTTCACCGCCGTTTCTGCTACGATTGGTTCTTACGTTTTTGGGTATGCT CTCGGATATTCATCCCCTTCTCAGTATGGAATCGTGCATGACCTGAATCTCTCTGTCGCCGAG TACTCAACTTTTGGTTCAATATTGACGATTGGAGCGATAGTTGGTGCCACTTTAAGTGGTAGAATAGCAGATTATGTGGGTCGGCGATTG GCCATGGGTTTCTCGGAGGTTTTCTGCATCTTGGGATCAGTTATCATAGCATTCTCAAAG GTTTCTTGGTGGCTTTATATTGGAAGAATGTTGGTAGGATGTGGGGTTGGCATCATATCTTATGTG GTTCCAGTATACATAGCAGAAATAACACCCAAAGATCTCAGAGGAGCATTTACCGAAGGTCATCTG TTAATGACTTGTTGTGGGTTGTCATTAACTTATCTTATTGGCGCATTTTTGAATTGGCGGATTTTGGCATTGATCG GAACTGTTCCTTGTATTGTGCACCTTCTGACTCTTCCCTTCATCCCTGATTCTCCCAGGTGGCTG GCTAAGGTTGGTCGGATGAAAGAGAGTGAGTCTGCTCTACAGCGCCTAAGAGGAAAGCATGCTGATGTTTATGAGGAGGCCACTGAAATCAGA GAATACACAGAAGCCCTTCAGCAACACacagaaaaaggaaatattattGTCTTATTTAAGTTGCAGTATTTAAGGACACTCACT GTAGGTGTAGGCTTGATGATACTGCAACAGTTTGGAGGGATTAGTGGCATTCTTTTCTATACAAATTCCATATTTATCTCTGCTG GATTTTCAGACACTATTGGAACAATAGCAGTGGGTGTCTTCAAG gtctcattttcatttttaggaGTACTTTTGATGGATAGATGTGGAAGACGACCACTTTTACTG GCTTCTGCTACAGGAGCATGCGTAGGAAGCTTCCTGACAGCCCTATCATTCTTCTTGAAG GATTTACATGAATGGAAGTCAATAAGTCCCTTTATAGCGCTTGTTGGTGTACTG GTATACATGGGATTGTTCTCGCTAGGCATGTCTGGAATTCCGTCTGTTATAATGTCTGAG ATATTTCCCATTAATGTGAAGGGCACTGCTGGAAGCTTAGTAATCTTGGTTAACTGGACATGTTCATTGATTGTTGCATATACTTTTAACTTTCTCATGAGTTGGAGTTCATCAG GAACTTTCTTCTTGTTCTCTGGCATATGTGCCAGCACTGTTGTTTTCGTAGCAAAACTAGTACCAGAGACCAAGGGGCGTACACTAGAGGAAATTCAAGCTTCTTTGAATAGCTTATGA